The Arachis hypogaea cultivar Tifrunner chromosome 19, arahy.Tifrunner.gnm2.J5K5, whole genome shotgun sequence genome has a window encoding:
- the LOC112778140 gene encoding putative F-box protein At1g67623: MVGTSKKNRNKRSIFIEYECPLFLPRDIWVRIATKVVLNSIQDLFNMQATYKVLQDAARSDNVYNHPMIWHISLVSFLFYFDQPERRFVDYCVEARNLDAILRHRMTEYFWIVHRDLGMDLLTRATTEGSIEAGYLCAMLLLCNHEDEVYKRRNVKLFEVIRTSGEVKRCREVFTKIFEEWSVDEGPSDPEHPMACWSTSCPTRGTIGDVQDASSISYVHCFDDYEARVFLEMFTF; this comes from the coding sequence ATGGTTGGAACATCCAAGAAGAACAGAAATAAAAGAAGCATTTTCATTGAGTACGAATGTCCACTTTTTCTTCCTCGTGACATATGGGTGAGGATTGCCACGAAGGTTGTATTGAATTCAATTCAGGATCTGTTCAACATGCAAGCGACTTACAAGGTGCTTCAGGATGCAGCTAGGTCAGACAATGTATACAACCATCCAATGATATGGCATATATCGTTAGTgtcctttttattttactttgacCAACCTGAAAGGAGGTTTGTTGATTATTGTGTGGAAGCAAGAAATCTGGATGCTATACTCCGGCATAGGATGACGGAGTATTTTTGGATTGTCCACCGTGACCTTGGAATGGATCTTCTGACTAGGGCTACAACGGAGGGCAGCATTGAAGCCGGTTACTTGTGTGCCATGCTGCTACTGTGTAATCACGAAGACGAAGTGTACAAGAGACGAAATGTTAAATTGTTTGAAGTTATACGTACTTCTGGGGAGGTCAAAAGGTGTAGGGAGGTCTTCACAAAAATTTTCGAGGAGTGGTCGGTGGATGAAGGACCTTCGGATCCTGAACATCCCATGGCTTGTTGGTCCACTAGTTGCCCTACCCGCGGCACCATAGGTGACGTGCAAGATGCGTCCAGTATCTCGTATGTGCACTGCTTCGATGATTACGAGGCGAGGGTCTTCTTGGAAATGTTTACATTTTAA